In a single window of the Chionomys nivalis chromosome 11, mChiNiv1.1, whole genome shotgun sequence genome:
- the Artn gene encoding artemin isoform X2 produces MELGLGDATALPRCLRPRWQPALWPTLAVLALLSSVTEASLDPMSLSPSARDGPSPVLAPPTGHLPGRGTYCAFVQRKSPATTATVSPARTPAARSRAPISSRCAPRGTRRACRDPEQPRAGHGCARLPPALAAGAGERARPGPQLRRAGTFPLLQRLMSPSTLPTRPQLG; encoded by the exons ATGGAACTGGGACTTGGAGACGCTACTGCATTGCCCCGCTGCCTCCGGCCTAGGTGGCAG CCAGCTTTGTGGCCAACCCTAGCTGTTCTTGCCCTACTGAGCAGCGTCACAGAGGCCTCCCTGGACCCCATGTCCCTCAGCCCCTCCGCTCGCGATGGTCCCTCGCCGGTCCTGGCGCCCCCCACCGGCCACCTGCCTGGTAG GGGGACGTACTGCGCATTTGTGCAGCGAAAGAGCCCTGCTACCACCGCCACAGTCTCCCCAGCCCGCACCCCCGCCGCCAGGTCCCGCGCTCCAATCTCCTCCCGCTGCGCTCCGCGGGGTACGCGCCGCGCGTGCAGAGACCCGGAGCAGCCGCGCGCGGGCCACGGATGCGCGCGGCTGCCGCCTGCGCTCGCAGCTGGTGCCGGTGAGCGCGCTCGGCCTGGGCCACAGCTCCGACGAGCTGGTACGTTTCCGCTTCTGCAGCGGCTCATGTCGCCGAGCACGCTCCCCACACGACCTCAGCTTGGCTAG
- the Artn gene encoding artemin isoform X1: protein MELGLGDATALPRCLRPRWQPALWPTLAVLALLSSVTEASLDPMSLSPSARDGPSPVLAPPTGHLPGGRTAHLCSERALLPPPQSPQPAPPPPGPALQSPPAALRGVRAARAETRSSRARATDARGCRLRSQLVPVSALGLGHSSDELVRFRFCSGSCRRARSPHDLSLASLLGAGALRSPPGSRPISQPCCRPTRYEAVSFMDVNSTWRTVDHLSATACGCLG, encoded by the exons ATGGAACTGGGACTTGGAGACGCTACTGCATTGCCCCGCTGCCTCCGGCCTAGGTGGCAG CCAGCTTTGTGGCCAACCCTAGCTGTTCTTGCCCTACTGAGCAGCGTCACAGAGGCCTCCCTGGACCCCATGTCCCTCAGCCCCTCCGCTCGCGATGGTCCCTCGCCGGTCCTGGCGCCCCCCACCGGCCACCTGCCTG GGGGACGTACTGCGCATTTGTGCAGCGAAAGAGCCCTGCTACCACCGCCACAGTCTCCCCAGCCCGCACCCCCGCCGCCAGGTCCCGCGCTCCAATCTCCTCCCGCTGCGCTCCGCGGGGTACGCGCCGCGCGTGCAGAGACCCGGAGCAGCCGCGCGCGGGCCACGGATGCGCGCGGCTGCCGCCTGCGCTCGCAGCTGGTGCCGGTGAGCGCGCTCGGCCTGGGCCACAGCTCCGACGAGCTGGTACGTTTCCGCTTCTGCAGCGGCTCATGTCGCCGAGCACGCTCCCCACACGACCTCAGCTTGGCTAGCTTATTGGGCGCCGGGGCCCTGCGATCGCCCCCTGGGTCCCGGCCAATCAGCCAGCCCTGTTGCCGGCCCACTCGCTATGAGGCCGTCTCCTTCATGGACGTGAACAGCACCTGGAGGACCGTGGACCATCTCTCGGCCACTGCCTGCGGCTGTCTGGGCTGA